ATTATTTAAAATAATTTGGAATTAAAAAATATGCTACCTAAATTGGATTGCCTCAAATTTATAACCTTAACCTGAATCGTATGAGACCTTTTGCTAACACTTGGTCAAGCCGTTCGGCTATGTACCTTCATTTAATGAGATCTTATTTCTATTGCTCGATCATTCGCTTACCTAATAAAAAGGCTTGACAAAGCATTTAACAGGCGCGGCAGTTCGTGTCAAGCGCCAACCTTTTTTCGATTGACAAATCCTCGTTATTGATTAACAAGATTTTCGATTATTATATTTTATATCCAGTCTTAATATTTCGATTTCTGGCTTTTCCTAGTAGAGAACCGGAATCAAAAGGAAGCAAAGTCATAAATCTAAGCATACTTGATATTCTCAATTGGCATGAAATTCATCAAACTTACCTTACTTTTTCTATTGATCAATTATACAAGATCAATGGCTCAAACTGTCCCTGCACCAATGCCCAACGTAATACCGCCTTCGCCGGAAGCACAGTCTTTTATGCGCTATGGGGAAATTCCGGTTGATGTAAGTACTGGTGTGCCGGATATACAGGTTCCATTATATCAAATTACCAGTGGCAAATTGAGTTTGCCGGTATCTATTACTTATCATTCATCCGGCATAAAAGTTAGCGACGTAGCAAGTGTGGTGGGTTTAGGTTGGAGATTATCAGCAGGTGGTGTACTCACAAAATCCGTAGTCGGAAAACCTGATAACAGCGCAAATTATGGCATGTTTAATTACCCTTATCTTACAAAAGGGCAAATCGATGCGCTTCCACAGGATGGGAGTCAATTTATGGAATTGAAAATGGTTGCCGACGGTACCATGGACGGGGAATCAGATAAATATTATTACTCTGCAGGCAGTAAATTATCTGGAGAGTTTATTTATGACCACTCGCTTAACATCGTCCAAGCGGAATATACGGATAATAAGATAATCGGATTATATCCTTTGTCATATGAAACAGGGCCATCTGCTTATGAAGTAATAAGTGCCGACGGTACCAAATATTATTATGAGGCATGTGAATATTCTCAGACCGATATGGATCCTCACTACATTTCCTCCTGGTGGCTAACAAGAATAGTTTCGGCTGATAACGCAGATCAGATTTCGTTCGAGTATCAAACATTGAATACGCCGACTGTCGTTTTCACTCAATCACAATCTTTGACGTTTGATGGACTTTCTTCTCCGGTTTCGTATGGCGGCTCCCAAACCAATACTTCTTCATTACTTTTAAAGAAAATCACATTCAAGAACGGTTACGTAACATTCGATTATTTAAATGGTCGTAAAGATTTACAGGATAACCGACTTTCTGTTGTTAGTATTTATTCTAACGCCTCGGCGTCTCCTCTGAAAAAATACCAGTTTTCACAGTCTTATTTCTATTCAGGCACTGGCGATAATAAATATAATTACCGGCTTAAGTTAGATCAGCTCGCAGTTTATGACGTTTTAGCAAACAATGTTGAGAATTATTCTTTCGAATATGATCAGCAGTATCCGATGCCTCCGTACACACAACCGGGGCAATATAATAATACTCCATTTGCTTACGCTCAGGATTATTACGGCTATTCTAATGGAGTAAACAATAATCAGCACTTGATCACAGGTTTTACCGCGCAGGCCTGGGTCAGTCCCGCGGATAGAACTTCAAATTTTGATTTTGCAAAAACATGTATACTAACTAAAATCAATTATCCAACGGGAGGCTCGACTTCGTTTGAGTATGCCTCCAACGAAGGAGCCTCACAATACGGCCAATTTCCCGGGGCGGGATTGCGAGTGCATCGAATCATATCGAAGACAGATGCAAATACCATAGCTAAAATAAAAAGGTATGAATACGCAAATAACTTATTAAGGGCTGATTTGGACTTAGACGTTGCGGGACAGAATAGTTACGATTGGGAACCGATGGTATTTAGTCCCGCTAACTGCGGTCTTTCGGTAATCGCAAACTACACTACATATTTAACAAGTCCTTTTTTGCCATTTGCCAGTTTTCATGGTAATCAGGTGGTATACCAGAATGTCGACGAATACGATGACGATCCGGTATCAAATATAAATTTGAAAAAGAGCTACGTGTACGGGGCCAGTAATGATCAAATTATTGGCGTAACCTCTCCAAGATACCACAATCAATATTTCGTGGATTGTTCTTGGAAAAAAGGGCAGTTGCTCGGGGTGCTCTATTATAAATATGATTCCTCCGCAGGGTACATATTAAAACGGGTACAATCAAACACTTATAGCGACTTTAGAGATAATACGGTTATCGCCGGAACTAAAGTTGAACGGGTGCATCCTAAAATTGGCGGTTGCAATCCTGACCAATATCAAAACGGGACTTACTCACAACTTTTCACATGGTTTGATATACCTATAGAAGTTGGCACCCGAAAACTAACCAAAGTTGAGACAACCGATTTTGATGATAACAACAACCCTATTGGAACGACAACAACGTCGTCATCATTTAATTCACTGAATCATTTGTTTCCCACTGCGCAGACAAGTACGACCAGTAAAGGCGAAACGCGAAGGACAGAATTTACTTATCCCACTGACTACTCGGGAGTAGCAGTCTATGATCAGATGACACTTCGCAATTTAATCAGTCCCGTGATAGAAAAAAGAACTTATAAGGTAAATGTTAACAATGTAAGCACTCTGTTGGAAACAACTAAAACCAATTATGGTTTTTGGGACGGGACGGCGTCCGGATGGACGAACAGTATAACCGACCTTATTGTTCCGACCTCTGTTGAATATCAAAAAGCCAATTATAGTTCTGAGCCCCGTGTAATATTCAATAATTATGATAGTAAAGGCAACATGCAATGTTTGTCGCAGAGTATGGGGGCACCGGTTTGTTATTTATATGGTTATGGCGGTTCATACCCTATTGCCAAAATAAGTAATGTGGATTATAGCACTGTGCAATCTGTATTAGGAGGACAGTCGGCGATAAATAACTTCAGAGACAATTCCACCCCGACAGACGCAGCAGTTAGCTCTTTCCTTGCTCCGCTACGTGCATTGCCGAATGCCCAGATTACCTCTTATACTTATATCCCATTAGTCGGTATGACAAGCATGACCGATGCGATGGGAAAAACTATTTATTACGAGTACGATAGTTTCCAGCGCCTTACCACTGTAAGGGATTTGAATGGAAAGATATTAAAACACATGGATTATCACTACAAACAATAAACCCAATCAAATGAAAAAAATATTAGCGTTATTAATCCTTGGTATAATATTTACAAATAGTAGCTACAGTCAGCAGCGGGACACGACTAAGCACAAGGAAAGCGACAATCACAGGATGAATCGCTTCATTCGCCAGCGTCTTGGTATCGACTCCATAAAGGCGGAACAAGTTGATGCTATTCAGGCAACATATAAAGCGGGTATTGCCCGGGTGGCCAGCAGCGGCCTGAGTGAAGATCAAAGACGCAGGGCTATTGATTCATTGATGCGTCAAAAGAATGCCAGACTTGCGGCAATCTTGACGCTAGAGCAACAGGCTAAAATTATTCCAAGCACCGAACGCAGTAAAGAAAAGTCTACTGTGACAAAAAAACAATAAACAGGGCGCACCTTATCACCATTAACACATGAAAAAAAACATTACCTTTTTGGGTACTCTGCTTTTTTGCATCCTTTCATTTCGCGCACAAGCCCAGGATGGACAACATCAATACAGCGCTATTGACGCAGGTACCTATAGTTGCTCCGGAAACTTTTCGGATGTCAACAATACGGATTATGCTGCGGAAAGTTATGGAATGGCTTACAATGTGGTATGGCATAGGTTTACGATAACACAAACGTCTAACGTTAATATATCTCTTTGCAACTCGGGCTGGGATACTTATTTATATCTGGTGGATCAGTATGGCAGTGGCATCGCTTCGGATGACGATGGGGGCTGTGGTGGCGGTACGTCGGCTATTGCAATTAACAGTCTGCAAGCGGGAACGTATTATATAGCTACAGGTGGTTACGGGTCAAATACTGGAGATGTTGACCTGGAATTGAATGTAACCGGTACAGGCAGTGCATCTCCTGGATCGGGAATGAACAATGCCATTTCTGCAGGAAGTTTCAGTTCATCAGGCGGGACATATACAGATACGCGGAGTAATGGAAGTGGGTGTTTAGGTAGTTTTATCGGCCAGCCGAGCAATGACCTCTGGTATGTGTTTACGGTATCTTCGTCGGCTACAGTTACCATCGGTACCTGTGGTAGTGGCATAGACACCTATCTTCATTTGCTAAACGCTAGCGGCAGCGAACTTGCATCAGACGATGATTCAGGTTGCGGTAATTTTACCTCGGCAATAACGTACAGTTTATCACCCGGTACTTATTATGTGGTTAGTGAAGGCTATGGCAATAACCAAGGCTCGATTACCACTACAATCAATATAGGAGCCGGTACCACGGTAGGCGGTACAGGTTGCACGTTACTAACAGCTGTTCCGAGTAGTGATCGGAACTATATTACTACTTATGTGCCGAGAAGCGAGATGAGTAACGTATCCGATCTTGCCACATCAACCACGTGTGATGTGATGGAAACTATCCAATACTTTGATGGTCTAGGCAGGCCAATGCAGACGGTGCAGGTTAAAGCTAGTCCTGGCAATAACGACATTGTACAGCCCATTGTTTATGATCAATACGGACGAATTAATACCCAATATTTACCTTATGCTAACAATCCGAACGTTGCTAGTGATGGTAGCTACAAAACGGATGCACTAACTCAACAGGCGAATTTTTACGGCTCTACTACTGCGTGGGCTCAGGGTATAGTAAAGACCCAATATCCCACCTCAAATATCAATTATGAGGCGTCGCCTTTAGATAGGATTGTCGAGAACGGAGCCGCCGGGCAATCCTGGCAGTTGTCAAACAGTGGTGTTTACAATAGTGGTCATACAATTCGTATTGCTTATGGAGCCAACAACAACGAAGTAATTAAGTGGGAAGTGAATAGCAGCGGCAACGGAGCTATCGGTTCGACCACGTACGCTCCGAATACACTTAGCAAAAGAACATTGACCGATGAAAATGGGAACAATACCATTGAATTTAAAGATACAGAAGGTCTCCTTGTTTGTAAAATGGCTCAATTGGGAAGCTCTTATTTGAGTACCTACTATGTATATGACGACTACAATAACCTGACTTATGTTATACCACCTATTCCCGCAAATACAACATACCCTACTGCATTCCTTGAAACGGATGCTGTATTTATAAATTTTATTTATGGTTATCACTATGATGGGAGAAATAGGCAAGTGGAAAAGAAAATCCCAGGTAAAGGCTGGGAATTTATGATCTATAACCCCCTTGATCAGGTGAGCTTCAGACAGGACGCCAACCAGCGGAATAAGCCGAACCAGGAATGGACCTTTATACGGTATGACGCACAGGGCAGAGTGGTGATCACCGGCATCTGGTATTCGGGTGATGGAGCCGACGGCAATATAGCCAGTCCAAGTCATAGTCGGGAACAGTGGCTACAGAGTTGGTCGACATCCCATGCCCCGCTATGGTCGACGCCGGATAACACCACGAGCACTGGCTATAATAACGATGATCCGCCAGGGCAGATCCTGACGATCAACTATTACGATGACTACACTTTTCCCGGAAACCCTTATGGCTCCTGGAACCCGTCGATGACCCGGCCTGTCGGGTTGCTTACTGCCAGTAAAACGACCGTGTTGGAATCCAACGGTACTTATGGGCCGATGCTCTGGACGGTCAACTACTATGATGCAAAAGGCCGGTTGCAGCAAACCTTTAAACAACACTACCTGGGTGGCGCGGCATCGTACACGACGAATAACTATGATGCCATTCAAACCACTTATAATTTCGATAATAGTGTAGCGGCAACCTATCGTTACCATTATGTGAACGGTTCACAGAACCTACGGATGGACAATGCCTACTTCTATGATCATGCCGGCCGTAAGTTCCAGACGTGGACAGCGATGAATAATGGGACGAGCATCCTCGAGAACCAGGAAGACTATAATGAGATCGGGCAATTGATGACCAAACACCTGCATAGTGAAGACAACGCGGCCAGCTTCCTACAAAACATTAGTTATAGCTATAACGAGCGCGGCTGGATCAATCATATCGGCTCTGTTTATTTCGATGAGGTACTGCGTTATGATCTGCCGGTCGCCGGGGCAGTGGCGCGATATAATGGGAATATCGCAGAACAGCAGTATACGGCTCAATATAGCGGCACCCAGACAGTGACCTACGGCTATGATGAGCTCAACAGGCTGAACTGGGGCAACTCAACAGCTGGCTTCTCGGAAAGTGGTATTACCTATGACTATTTGGGGAATATCATGGGGCTTACTCGGAGCAACTATGGGACATTGGGCTATAGTTACACGAACGGCAGCCAACTGGATCATGTGAACGGTTTTATCAACGGCAGTTACGTTTATGATTCGAATGGTAACAAGGTCACGGATGGGCCTAAAGGCAATACGATTTACTACAATATGCTGGACCTGCCACGAAGTATTACCGGAAGCAATACCATCAGCTATACTTATTCTGCCACCGGCGAAAAACTAAGTTCAGTCAATTCCGGGGTGAGAACTGACTATATCTCAGGTATTCAGTACAACAGCAGTGGGGTAATCGATTTTGTGCAAACTGAGGATGGTAGAGCGATTGCCAGTGGCAGTGGATTCAACTTTGAGTATACCCTGACCGATCACTTGGGAAACAACCGGGTGACCTTTGATAGGACCCACGGCAAAGTGGGAGAGGATGATTATTATCCGTTTGGCCTGAATGTCCATCGACAAGCAAATGCCGGAAATAAGTATCTTTATAATAAGAAGGAATTGCAGGATGGATTAAATGAGTATGATTACGGCGCGAGGTTCTATGATCCTGTTATTGCAAGGTGGACGGGTGTCGATCCGTTAGCGGAGAAATATCGGAGATGGTCGGCGTATAACTATTGCGTTAATAATCCGATAAGATTTACAGACCCTGACGGGATGGGAGTTCAAGAGGAATACGATAAGTTGAAGAATGCAGTGGATGCCGCACATGCCAGAGAACAGCGTGAGGCAGACTACGCTAACTTTTTTGGAAGTATTTACATACCGACGAGTTTGACAAGCCAGGAAAACGCTAACTTGCATGGAGATGATACTGAAAGCACAAATGAAAGCAGCGGCGGATCAGAACAAGCCAGCAATACCGATGACAGCAATACCGATAGCTCCGTTGACGCTGCCAATCAGGGGAGGCCGCTATTTAGTGATCTAGTAAAAAACTATCCGACTACGAGCAATGTCGCAGATGTTTACGCTCTTGTTGGTGGAGATTTGCTGAGAAGTTACAACCAAGACCCGGTAAGTTACGGTAATACTTGTGCTATGAGATTATCTTATGCCTTGAATAAATCTGGTGCCACTATCCCATACATACGTGGAAAAACATTTAAAGGTTCAAACAATCTAAACTACTTTATTAGAGTAAAGGACATGGCGAGCTATATGGATGCTACCTACGGACAGCCTAATATTAATGGGATGCGTCCAGGTGATTTTTCAGGTAAAACAGGGATAATACAGTTTAATGTTTCTGGTTGGAGCGATGCTACGGGGCATTTTACTCTTTGGAATGGAAGTAGCCCTCTATATGGAAACTATTTTAATATAGGTCAACAAGAACCGGGAGTTACCCTAACTGGTGTACACTTATGGGTATTCCGGTAAAACTTAAAAAATCATTGAATTATGAAACTCACATTTGGAATTTTAATTATTACCATTCTTTGCTCCTTCCTTAACTTTCAAGAGAGTTTTTTAGCAAAGATTACTATAGGAAAGTATTCCTATTCAATATGCAAAAAAAATGCTTATCTACATGATGATCGGTTGAATGCGGAATACTTTGTTGTATATAAAGCAAGGACACAAAAAAGACTTTGTAGTGCGTTCTTGAAGGCGATCCGTAGTGATTCAGTGTTTGTTAGCGGAGATTACAAGGTTTATAGAGATAGAATTGAATTTATAGAACATTATTACTACAATAAAGAGTCAAACTCAACAGATTCTATAAAAAATGTATTCTATCCTAATAAAGCTGGAAACTTGATTCTTAAACAATCAATAACGTTTAAGGGTAAACAGAAAATCAAGAAGAACTATTAATAGTTATTGATCATTAAGATAATGTCAATCAGGGGAGAGATATCCGACTTGATTAAAAGATCTCAGTGCAATAAATAGCGGCAGGTGAATCAGCGGGAAATCGCCTTTCGGCTAGGCCAATAACAAATACTATATTAAATAGGTTAGATGCGGATGGAGCGGATTTAAATGATCCTAATTGGATGGCTGCCTGCCTCAATACATGGTAAAGGTTATTTGCCAAATTCTCCGACATTTTATCGGTTTTAATATAAGATAGTTATGAGAATGGCGCACGAAAATTGAACCATTCATCAACCAACTCTGATATGGAGACCGGCGGGAACATAAAGGCCTTGATTCAGTTCGTTGCCCTGATTTTAAGAAATAGGTATTGTCTTAATGTTAAAGAACAAATAGCTCTTCATTTTAACCATATTTAAAGTTTGAGTTTAATCCGTCCGGCGGCTTCAATTTTCATCTTGTCTTTTACTTTAGCATAGATCTGTGTGGTCTTTAAGCTTCGATGCCCCAGCATTTTTGAAACGGTATAGATTTCAGTACCTAATTCCAGTTGAAGTGTAGCGAAGGTGTGTCTAAAACTGTGAAAGGTGATGTTCTTTGAGATGCCCGCGTCTTTTATCCATTTCTCGAAACAGTATCGCATACTGGAATAGGTAAGCTCCTTAAAAACTTTTTGATGAGGTTCTCCTCTTTCTCCAAGCAATTCCATTGCCTGATCTGATATAGGTAATATCTCTGCGCCTTCTGTTTTTTCCTGTACGAATTGTAGTTTATATTTTCCGGGAACGCCGCGCACTTCCTCCCATGTCAGGCCATGTACATCAGAGAAACGCAGTCCGGTAAGCCCTGCGAAAATCGCGGCCTTTTTGACCACATCCGGCTTTGCGGGGGTGTTGGCTAATGCTTGCAGCTCTTCCAGCTCTAGTATTTCTCTATGTGTTTCTTTCGGGTTGATTGGGTCCACTGTATTGCAAATATCCTCCGTTAATAGTTTTTGTTTGTGCGCACGCCTCAAAACGGTCCTCAACTTTGCGAAATAGTTTGATGCGGTATTGTAGCTGATCGCTCTGCCCCGTCGGCCGAGCCCCGGCCGTCCGAGCAGATAGCTTCTGTAATCGCTGATCAGGAATTGATCAACGTCAAAGAAGTTGACATCCTTGCCGGCGAATTCGGTGAAATAACGTAATGACATGCTTAAATTGTCATTCGGAAGGCTTCCTTTTGACCTAATATAATCGTTATAATAGCTGATGAAGCTCTGTTCCCTTGTCCTATCCGCAATAAAACCAAATTTGCGGTTTTGAATATCTAATTGTCGAGTGGCCCGTATATTTTCCACTAAGGAGTTGGTTTCTGTATTATGTTTACGTTGCCAAGCGTTCGCAGGCTTATCATAAACAAACAAGCCAAGGAACTCGTATCGCTGAGGTTTACCTGTTTGAGAATTTGTTAAAGGAGGAGAGAAGTCCAGGTAAATCGACTGACGATCTTTACTGATCTTTTTCTTTCTGATATGTACTTTAGGCATGATGACCTCCCGGATTAAATATGTTATCTAAATGGATTTTGAGCACATAGGTATACCAACCTACTTGATATTTAGGAATTTGATAGCGTTTTATGATGTCGCACAATGCTTTTTCAGAGATATTATATAGTTGCTGTGCTTCCCCCATATGACAGCAATCAGACAAATTTGAACTGTTAGGTTTCCGTTCATCCGGCATGTCGGGTAATGCAAACAAATTGTCTATATCAGCACGGTTAATCACCGTTTTCCTGACAGAAAGATTGGTCGCTTTTAAACGGCCCGACCGGATCATCGTGTATACGATCTTGTTCGATGTGCCTAATAATTTGGCTGCTGCCTTCACACTTAAGAACTCAAGCGAAGTCAGCTCCTGTAATTGATGACTAATTGCCTGTTTAACGGACTCCTGAGCAAGACCTATTTTTTCATTGCGCATCCGTTGCTTGTAATTTCTGCTATTGCATTTGGAGCTACAAAAGCGCGTAACAGTGGTTTTTGCAATGAAAACTTTTCCGCAATGCTCACATATTTTATTAACTGTGAAATTAGAACTCATATCAACTTTCTACTTTCTATTTCTCACTTGCCAATCCGATATCCCACTAATTGGCTCATTTTGCAATTCTTTGATTATTAAGGTGTAGTATATTTTTTCAGAAGGAAAAGATATACCGGTTAAGTCTCCCATAAGGGTGAATAAGCATCTATTAGACAACATAAGAGCCCGAAGAGACTTAATTCATCCAAATTTCAAATAAGCTCGAAAACAAATTTTTCAAGCACCATTTGAGTACCAAAATTGAGAAAAATAAGGGCAATTATCCAAGAATTTGGATAGGGTAAATTGATGTAAGTTACTAACAGTGAGTTGTTTAGTTGTCGTAAGTTGTCAAAAATTTGGAGTGTTTGCCGGGCTTATTTGCCGATCAGCGATTTGAGGAATATTTACGGGAACAATGCGGTTACAGCAATATAGAAGATTTCAATTTTGTTGTACATAAGCTTTGCTATCTTTCAGAAAAACGGGAAAATTTAGCATGGAATATGGAGGCGCAAACACGCATTCTCATGCAAATATTAGCTGATCCAAATGCAGAGAACTGGTTTCGTAAGCGTAGAAACACGATTAAGGAGATTGATAG
This region of Mucilaginibacter yixingensis genomic DNA includes:
- a CDS encoding T6SS effector amidase Tae4 family protein, encoding MKKNITFLGTLLFCILSFRAQAQDGQHQYSAIDAGTYSCSGNFSDVNNTDYAAESYGMAYNVVWHRFTITQTSNVNISLCNSGWDTYLYLVDQYGSGIASDDDGGCGGGTSAIAINSLQAGTYYIATGGYGSNTGDVDLELNVTGTGSASPGSGMNNAISAGSFSSSGGTYTDTRSNGSGCLGSFIGQPSNDLWYVFTVSSSATVTIGTCGSGIDTYLHLLNASGSELASDDDSGCGNFTSAITYSLSPGTYYVVSEGYGNNQGSITTTINIGAGTTVGGTGCTLLTAVPSSDRNYITTYVPRSEMSNVSDLATSTTCDVMETIQYFDGLGRPMQTVQVKASPGNNDIVQPIVYDQYGRINTQYLPYANNPNVASDGSYKTDALTQQANFYGSTTAWAQGIVKTQYPTSNINYEASPLDRIVENGAAGQSWQLSNSGVYNSGHTIRIAYGANNNEVIKWEVNSSGNGAIGSTTYAPNTLSKRTLTDENGNNTIEFKDTEGLLVCKMAQLGSSYLSTYYVYDDYNNLTYVIPPIPANTTYPTAFLETDAVFINFIYGYHYDGRNRQVEKKIPGKGWEFMIYNPLDQVSFRQDANQRNKPNQEWTFIRYDAQGRVVITGIWYSGDGADGNIASPSHSREQWLQSWSTSHAPLWSTPDNTTSTGYNNDDPPGQILTINYYDDYTFPGNPYGSWNPSMTRPVGLLTASKTTVLESNGTYGPMLWTVNYYDAKGRLQQTFKQHYLGGAASYTTNNYDAIQTTYNFDNSVAATYRYHYVNGSQNLRMDNAYFYDHAGRKFQTWTAMNNGTSILENQEDYNEIGQLMTKHLHSEDNAASFLQNISYSYNERGWINHIGSVYFDEVLRYDLPVAGAVARYNGNIAEQQYTAQYSGTQTVTYGYDELNRLNWGNSTAGFSESGITYDYLGNIMGLTRSNYGTLGYSYTNGSQLDHVNGFINGSYVYDSNGNKVTDGPKGNTIYYNMLDLPRSITGSNTISYTYSATGEKLSSVNSGVRTDYISGIQYNSSGVIDFVQTEDGRAIASGSGFNFEYTLTDHLGNNRVTFDRTHGKVGEDDYYPFGLNVHRQANAGNKYLYNKKELQDGLNEYDYGARFYDPVIARWTGVDPLAEKYRRWSAYNYCVNNPIRFTDPDGMGVQEEYDKLKNAVDAAHAREQREADYANFFGSIYIPTSLTSQENANLHGDDTESTNESSGGSEQASNTDDSNTDSSVDAANQGRPLFSDLVKNYPTTSNVADVYALVGGDLLRSYNQDPVSYGNTCAMRLSYALNKSGATIPYIRGKTFKGSNNLNYFIRVKDMASYMDATYGQPNINGMRPGDFSGKTGIIQFNVSGWSDATGHFTLWNGSSPLYGNYFNIGQQEPGVTLTGVHLWVFR
- a CDS encoding RHS repeat domain-containing protein, giving the protein MKFIKLTLLFLLINYTRSMAQTVPAPMPNVIPPSPEAQSFMRYGEIPVDVSTGVPDIQVPLYQITSGKLSLPVSITYHSSGIKVSDVASVVGLGWRLSAGGVLTKSVVGKPDNSANYGMFNYPYLTKGQIDALPQDGSQFMELKMVADGTMDGESDKYYYSAGSKLSGEFIYDHSLNIVQAEYTDNKIIGLYPLSYETGPSAYEVISADGTKYYYEACEYSQTDMDPHYISSWWLTRIVSADNADQISFEYQTLNTPTVVFTQSQSLTFDGLSSPVSYGGSQTNTSSLLLKKITFKNGYVTFDYLNGRKDLQDNRLSVVSIYSNASASPLKKYQFSQSYFYSGTGDNKYNYRLKLDQLAVYDVLANNVENYSFEYDQQYPMPPYTQPGQYNNTPFAYAQDYYGYSNGVNNNQHLITGFTAQAWVSPADRTSNFDFAKTCILTKINYPTGGSTSFEYASNEGASQYGQFPGAGLRVHRIISKTDANTIAKIKRYEYANNLLRADLDLDVAGQNSYDWEPMVFSPANCGLSVIANYTTYLTSPFLPFASFHGNQVVYQNVDEYDDDPVSNINLKKSYVYGASNDQIIGVTSPRYHNQYFVDCSWKKGQLLGVLYYKYDSSAGYILKRVQSNTYSDFRDNTVIAGTKVERVHPKIGGCNPDQYQNGTYSQLFTWFDIPIEVGTRKLTKVETTDFDDNNNPIGTTTTSSSFNSLNHLFPTAQTSTTSKGETRRTEFTYPTDYSGVAVYDQMTLRNLISPVIEKRTYKVNVNNVSTLLETTKTNYGFWDGTASGWTNSITDLIVPTSVEYQKANYSSEPRVIFNNYDSKGNMQCLSQSMGAPVCYLYGYGGSYPIAKISNVDYSTVQSVLGGQSAINNFRDNSTPTDAAVSSFLAPLRALPNAQITSYTYIPLVGMTSMTDAMGKTIYYEYDSFQRLTTVRDLNGKILKHMDYHYKQ
- a CDS encoding helix-turn-helix domain-containing protein; its protein translation is MSSNFTVNKICEHCGKVFIAKTTVTRFCSSKCNSRNYKQRMRNEKIGLAQESVKQAISHQLQELTSLEFLSVKAAAKLLGTSNKIVYTMIRSGRLKATNLSVRKTVINRADIDNLFALPDMPDERKPNSSNLSDCCHMGEAQQLYNISEKALCDIIKRYQIPKYQVGWYTYVLKIHLDNIFNPGGHHA
- a CDS encoding site-specific integrase; this encodes MPKVHIRKKKISKDRQSIYLDFSPPLTNSQTGKPQRYEFLGLFVYDKPANAWQRKHNTETNSLVENIRATRQLDIQNRKFGFIADRTREQSFISYYNDYIRSKGSLPNDNLSMSLRYFTEFAGKDVNFFDVDQFLISDYRSYLLGRPGLGRRGRAISYNTASNYFAKLRTVLRRAHKQKLLTEDICNTVDPINPKETHREILELEELQALANTPAKPDVVKKAAIFAGLTGLRFSDVHGLTWEEVRGVPGKYKLQFVQEKTEGAEILPISDQAMELLGERGEPHQKVFKELTYSSMRYCFEKWIKDAGISKNITFHSFRHTFATLQLELGTEIYTVSKMLGHRSLKTTQIYAKVKDKMKIEAAGRIKLKL